Genomic DNA from Flavobacteriales bacterium:
CTTAAAAACTTCTGAGTTCATATCTTAAATTATCAAGTTTTTTATCTATCTCAATTAATAAGAGCTATTCTTTAATCTTTATACAACAATAATGGCTTGTTATTGAGGTCATTAACTTTTTCGCTAAAACTTTCATGAAACAAATCATGCAGCCAGTTTCTATGTTGTTGAATTACAACGATTAAATCGATATTAGAATTTACAACATATTCTTGCAAAGCAACCAATGAATCACTACCCTTAACGATCTCCATCGTATGTTGATTGTTTTTATGTGTTACCTTTAAAAGTTGATTAAAAAAATCTACATCTTCCACTTCTATCGTGTGAGATTTTTCGGTTAAATGCAAAAAATGGACACTAGCATTTAGTAGCTTAGCTAAATCTAGGACTTGATTGGCAACTCGATCACTGTTACTAAATTTATGAAAGTCAGTAGCATAAGCAATATTCTTCGGTATATTCGATTGATAACCATCAGGTACAATCAAAACAGGTGTTTTTGTTTCCAATAACATTTGCTTGATATCGTCATTCACAAAATCACTATGAGATAAAACAATATATTCAACAGGATATTTTTTCCCAATTTCGACAATTCCTTCAAGAAGATTAACGTTTCTAAATTCATAAATAAATTTTATCATCAGTTTACTTTTACCTTCATTGAAGGTACTGATGTATTGATTTTTTAGCGAATAAAACTCCCAAAACTTTTTATACCAAGATCTTTTCAATTCTTCCTCAACAGTAATTCCCTCCAACTGTTCTTTATTAATGTTTAAATCGGCTAGTACAATAATTTCTCCATTAATTACTTTTGCCAAGTTAATGGCATATGCTAAGAGATGGAGATTATCGGATTTAAACGGTAACAATATTTTTTTCTTCTTTGGAGAAAATGTTCCGTTGTGCTTTGATAGCTGCAAAGATTACACGGGTTCAGTATAATCGATTGCTAATTGAGATGGTATTAAAATTTTCATAACTTCTTATTTATAGTTTAATAAACGAGCAAAAAATAATGGCATCAAGTAGCATCTGACTTTATGATAAAATCTCCTAACTTCTTTATGTGATTTTCTGTAAATCATTTTTTAGTATAGATTCTGTATAATTAAGTGGATACCTAAAACAAACAACCCAGACCCAGTCAGTTTGTTTATGTTGAACAGCTTTTTTCGTGCAGCCATTTTAGAAAAATAGATAGAGAAATAAATTTTTAAACTGTCTAACGAAATCGCAATGAATAATGCCAATAAGAAATAGTTTATTAACTGTATGGATTGAAATTGTGATGCTCCGTAAGAGACTGCACCTAGCCAAAAGAAAAAAATTGCTGGATTAAATGTATTTAAAAGAAACCCTTTTAAAAAGAAATTTGATGAATGAGAACGGTTAGTATTTATTTTTTTTGGGGTTCTAAGGAAATAGGTTATTCCAAAAACCATAAAGATTATTCCACCTGTTATTTTTATCAATTTTTCTGGAATGCCTATATCGCATAGCTGATCTAAAAAAAAATAATTCAGTAAAATGAATATAATATCACTTAGTAAAGCTCCAGCTAATACTATATAACCAACCTTAATTCCAAATTGGCTGCTCACTTCTACTAAAAGAAAGAAAACAGGTCCTATAAATAGGCTTAGCATCAAGCCTAAACCAATTGATTTTATAATTAATTCCAGCATATCTTCCTTTTTTCATTAAATAAAAATTGTTCCCATTCCTCAAACTGCTGTTTATTGAGTACTCTTGGAAATTTGTTTTGCCCCCCTTCTTTTCCTTTTAATTTCATCCACTTATAGAATAAATGATTAGGAAGTACTTCAATGATGATTTCTTTTAATGCATACTTCCTTTCGGTTTTATAATCATCGTTTAGCTCCATTAAAATCTCATCCAATCGTTGTTTGAGAGATAAATTATCTACTTCTTTGTTAGATCCAATAAACCATTTATGGGCAAATAAGTTATTGTAAGGAATGCCTGCAACCGTATATTCTCGTATATCCAAATCAAACTCATTAGAAATCAATTGGATTGCTTTGTTCATATTATCTATAGAAAGGTGTTCACCGCATAGGCTTAAGAAATGTTTAGTACGACCTGTTATAACAATTTCATAGTTTTCCAAAGAAGTGAACTTTATGGTATCCCCAAGTAAGTAACGCCATGCTCCCGCATTGGTGCTAATAAGAATAGCATATTCTTCTACCGTGTTTACATCATCGAGTAATAAAGTTTCATGATTGTTCATTAGACAACCATCTGGCGAGAAATTTCTTTTGTTAAAAGGAACGAATTCAAAAAAAGTACCATTGTTCAATACCAGTTGCATTCCATTACTTTTTAAGCCATTTTTAAATGCCAAATATCCTTCTGAAGCAAGATAAGTTTCTTGATAATAAATTTCTTCACCTAAATATTTGCTAAACCCTTTTCTATAAGGCTCAAAATTAACTCCACCATGAATAAAAAACTTAAGGTTAGGCCATATTTCATGAATATTTTGAACTTTATAATAATCGACAATCTTCTCCATTAAAATTTGTATCCAAGCTGGTACTCCCGCTATAATTCCGATATCCCAATCTTTAGCAGATTTGGTTATTAAATCAAGCTTTGTATTCCAATCTTTTTCAGATGCGATTTTCTTTCCTGGTTTATAAAAATGATTGAACCAAATGGGTAACTTACTGTAGAGAATACCACTTAAGTCACCTTCAAAATGATCATCAACAGTTACAAGGTCTGTTGAGCCTCCTAACATTAATATACTTTTATTGTAAAAATCTTTAGAAAGTGAATAATCTGATAAAGTAAGTAGCTGATTGGTACTTGTTCTGATGATTGATTGTAATTGATCGGATGTAATAGGGATGCGTTTACTCGAAGCTTCTGAAGTGCCAGAAGTAAGGGCAAAGTATTTTACTTTACCTGGCCAACAAACATTTTTTTCTCCTTTTAGAGATTTACTCCACCATTGATCATAAATTGATTGATAATTGAAAACAGGAACATTTTGCTGAAAACATTCAATACTATTTTCGGAGTTAAGAATAGTTGTAAATCCATAATTTTTTCCAAAAGCAGTATTTTTTGCTTTTTCCAATAATCTCCGTAATGCTTTTTGTTGAATAATGTAACCGTATTCTTTATAGGATTGCCTGAAAGGTTTTCCTAACCTAACAGTTTCACGTACAACGGAATTTAAAAGTTTCATAGTTTGTTTTTTTAATCAAAAATTGCAGGAGTAAATTCTTCATCAGAAATAGTAGGATTAAGTTTGAGGTTGCTATATTCATACTGTTCGTATAACCCTTTGTTATCAGAAATTTTTTGAAATACAGGTAAAAACGTTTTTTTATCGATATACAATTCTATTTCTTTAGCATAAGTAGTAGGAATCATAATTTTTTGATTGAGTGTTAAATCATCATTAAAATCACTCAGTTTTTGGTTTAATTCAAGTATCATATATTCGCTTATTTGATATTTTTTGGCAATACTTTTAATGGTTTCTTTTTCTTTAACTGTATAGCTCTTTATTTTAAAATTAGTATTGCTTATGGAAAATATGTGGCAATTTATACGATTCCAGATGGTGTCTCCTTTATAGGTGAATGAATAGTTTTTTTCTTTATATCCTTTAGTGATAATTTTTGCCATCGTTTTAAATCCAACTTCATAAATGGTATGATGGTTATTTTTTCTCATCAGGGAACCCATAGGGTCAAGATTCATTTTAAAATATGGAAATCCATTAGGATTATATATCGCTTTATTATTATTAACCCCTTTTACAAATAAAAGTTCCGAACCTGGATTAGGGGATTTCATATGGACATAGCATTTTAATGGCGATGCCTGATATTTAATTTCTTGTAACCCTGTGAGTAGTTTTCCATTAATTCGTTCGGTATTTTTTAGTGTATATTTAAGTGTCTTAATACTTTTGATAGCGGATATCATTTTGACGATAACCTCTTCATTATTTATTTTATATTCTTTTTCCGAAAAACTGGCACACATCAATATCAACAGTAACCCTGCTGAACATCGTAGGATATTATTTATGTTATTTTTTACCATTTCAATAAATAAGCAAAGAACAGCGGTACAACAATAGTAGCATCCGATTCAATAATAAATTTGGGCGTTTCTATGTCTAATTTACCCCAAGTAATTTTTTCATTAGGAACAGCTCCAGAATAAGAACCATAGCTCGTAGTAGAATCTGAAACTTGACAAAAGTAGCTCCAAAAAGGAGTATCTTCTTGTTCCATGTCTTGATACAACATTGGAACTACACAGATAGGAAAATCTCCTGCAATACCTCCACCTATTTGAAAAAAACCAACTCCATTTTCAGAATTATTGGTGTACCAATCGGCTAAATAAGTCATGTATTCGATACCCGATTTCATGGTACTTGCTTTTAATTCTCCTTTCATTACATAGGAAGCAAAAATATTTCCCATTGTACTGTCTTCCCATCCAGGAACGACTATCGGTAAGTTTTTTTGAGCTGCAGCATACATCCAACTATCTTTAATGTCTATTTCATAATACTCTTCTAACACACCTGATAAAATGAGCTGATACATGAACTCATGTGGAAAATAACGCTCCTCATTATCTTGAGCTTTTTCCCATATTCTAAAAATGTGTTTTTGTAGCCTGCGAAAGGCTTCTTCTTCCGGAATACATGTGTCTGTTACACGGTTTAACCCTTTTAATAGTAATTCCCATTCGCCTTTTGGGGTTAAATCTCTATAGTTTGGAATTCGCTTGTAATGGGAGTGAGCCACCAAATTCATCAAGTCCTCTTCTAAATTTGCTCCTGTACAGGATATAATGTGTACTTTATCTTCACGAATCATTTCAGCCAATACTTTTCCTATTTCAGCAGTGCTCATAGCTCCTGCTAATGAAATCAACATCTTTGAACCATTCTCTAATTCTTTGCGGTATGCTTTGGCAGCATCAACTAATGTTGCTGCATTAAAATGAAGGAAATATTTTTCCATAAAGTTGGAAACAACTCCATTAGTCATCGTATTCATCATTAAATTTGTTTTTCTTAAAGGTTACTGTTTCTTCTTCTGTTGCTATTATCTCTTCTTCGCTTATCGTTTTTGGTTGAAATCGATAACTGAGCATTTTGTAATACAGTTTTGCGACCAAAAAATCAGAAGATTTATCGTATGGATTTGGACATAGCTCTACAATATCAAACCCTACTACATTTTTTTCGCAAAATACTCGTTTTAAGAAAATCAACGTTTCATTCCACCACAAACCACCAGGTTCAGGAGTACCTGTTGATGGAAGTATTGATGGGTCGAAGGCATCTAAATCAATGGTAATAAAGACATTATCGGTCATTAAATCGATGGCGTTATCCATCCAATAATCATCTTGTTCCATTTCATGCGCAAAGAATACCCTTTCTCTATCCATTACCAATTTCTCACTCTTGTCGATACTTCTAATACCAACTTGTATGAGGTTCGTATTTTGATTGGCTTCATACATAGCACAAGCATGGTTACAAGTGCTTCCTTCGTATTCTTTTCGTAAATCAGCATGTGCATCGAGTTGAAGAACAGTTAAATCATTAAAGACTTCGTTAAATGCTTTTATAGAACCAATAGAAATAGAATGTTCTCCACCAATTAGCGTCACAAATTTCTTCTTTAGTAAGTAATCTTTAGTGGTTTTATACACCTCATCAACCATCGCTTCAGGAGATGAATTTTCTAAAATAGGAGGTGCTAAATAGATACCTTCTTTGTATACTTCAGAATCGGTTTCAATGTCGTACAACTCCATATTTTCTGATGCTTCTAAGAAAGCTTGAGGTCCTTTATCTGCACCTTTTTGCCAGGTACTAGTTCTATCATAAGGAACAGGTATTAACACGATTTTTGCATTTTCTTTTTTTGCAAATTCATCAGGTATTCCTCCATAATTTTTATTTTCCATTCTCAATGTTTTAATGTCCTAATATTTCTAAAAAATCAGTTGCTGTTTGTTGTTTCCGGAACAGTTTACTTTTGAGTTTGCCATGCTCATCGTAATCAATTAAAATATGTTTAGGCTGAGGAATTAAACAATGTTGCAACCCTCCATACCCACCTATGGTTTCTTGATATGCCCCTGTATTAAAAAATCCGATATATAAAGGAGTTGTCTTGTTATATTTAGGAAGATAAATGGCATTTATATGTTGTTCACTATTGTAATAATCATCGCTATCACAAGTCAGTCCTCCTAATAAAACTCGTTCATATTCTTTCTCCCAATTGTTAATAGGAAGCATAATAAAACGTTTGTTAATTGCCCAAGAATCGGGGAGAGTAGTAATAAAAGAAGAATCGATCATGTTCCATTTCTCTCTGTCATTTTGTTGTTTTTGATACAGTACTTCATAAACTGCTCCTCCACTTTCTCCAACCGTAAAAGATCCAAATTCAGTAAATATATCAGGAGCTTCTATTCCTGCTTCATCACAAGTTATTTTTATTTGATGAATAATTTCTGAGATGACATATTGATAATCGTATTCAAATGCCAAAGAGTTTTTTATAGGGAATCCTCCTCCAATATTCAAGCTATCCAAAGTGGGGCATACTTTTTTTAATTCTATATATACCTTTAAACATTTGTGTAATTCGTTCCAATAATAGGCGGTATCTTTTATTCCTGTATTAATAAAAAAATGGAGCATTTTTAACTCTACATTTTTCAATTTTTCAATTTCCCTGCGATAAAATGGAACAATGTTTTTATACCCAATGCCTAATCGACTGGTGTAAAACTCAAATTTTGGTTCTTCTTCTGAAGCAATGCGAATCCCTATTTTATAATTCTTTTTTATTTGAGCATTTAATAAATGAATTTCCTCGTAGTTATCAATAATAGCGATGCAATTTTTATGTCCAGAATTAATTAGTTCTGCAATATTATTGACATATTCGTCCCTCTTAAAACCATTACATAGCACATATGTTTTATTGGATATTTTACCAACCTCTTTTAGCTTGTTAACGATATTAATGTCAAGAGCCGAGGAAGTTTCAATATGAATGTCATTTCTTAATGCTTCATCTAATACATGTTTAAAATGAGAGCTTTTTGTACAATAGCAATAGTGGTATTTTCCTGAATAGTTATTATCTAAAAAAGCTTCTTGGAACCATAACTTTGTTTTTTGTATGTTTTTAGAAATTTTTGGGAGGTAGGTAAACTTAAATGGCGATCCATACTTTTTGATTAATTCCATTAAATCAATACCGTGAAATTCTAACTCATTTGTAGCTGTTAATTGAAATTCCTCTTGTGGAAACTCGAAAGTTTGCTCTATTAAATCAATGTACTTGTTTTTCATTTATAATAAAATAGCTAATTAGGAACCATATACTGATGTTGGCAATCTGCAATAATTTTTTGAGTGTTTGATAAGTATTTCTCAGATTTTATCCAAACGGTATTTCCATTTAAACGGTGTAATGGTTCAAGGTCTTGAGTCCAATCATTGGCAATCATTAAGAGATCAGTAACCGCTATATTTAATTTTTTGGAAATATATTTAAATGCATTAGAGCTCGGTTTTTTAAATCCTGCTTCGGCAGAAATAATTAGTTTAAAAAAGTCTTTTAGGTTTAAAATTTTTAGCGTCTCTTCAATTTGTACAGTATAGCAATCGGTATATAATACCAAATCATAGCCCCAATTGTAATATTGGGTCAACACATCAAATGTGTTTGAATTAAACGAATTAAATATGTTCCAATCTATTCTTGAATTACGGTACAGATAATATTTTTGTGGATCTAAATCATAAATCTTTAATGCTGCTGATGTTAGCATAGGCAGGTTTTCAGTAACAGGCTCTTTAGTAAGGTTTTCTATGTACCTATTTCTGTAAGCAATGTGTTCAGGATGATCAGAAACTCTTGCTGCAATTGTTCCGTTAAGATCAAAAATGATTGCCTTAAAATTCGGATTATTTATATTCGATTTAATTGTATTTTTTATCATAACTAGTTCTAATTAATCAATTGAATTAACATCAGAAGAAGGAGGAGTAAAATGCCCATAATGACAATAAATCCAAATCGGGATTGATAAAATTTCTTGGTTATATTTCTTTTACTTCTTCTCATAGTAAGAAAAAACCTATTCATCATCACTTTCAAAAATCTCATCTGATTCAGCGAAATTTTTGAATTCAATAAAATATCCATTCACATCTTTGATAAAGAAAGATTTGTGCTGCCCTTTCTGATCTTCCAAGAATTTTGTTGATCCTATTGCAAAATAATCTTTGTCTTTAAGTCTTGTGTAGTAATCTGTCCATGTATCCTCATCTAAGATAATTCCGAAGTGAAATGAGGGTAGTAATACATCTTCGAACGAATAT
This window encodes:
- a CDS encoding universal stress protein, which translates into the protein MQLSKHNGTFSPKKKKILLPFKSDNLHLLAYAINLAKVINGEIIVLADLNINKEQLEGITVEEELKRSWYKKFWEFYSLKNQYISTFNEGKSKLMIKFIYEFRNVNLLEGIVEIGKKYPVEYIVLSHSDFVNDDIKQMLLETKTPVLIVPDGYQSNIPKNIAYATDFHKFSNSDRVANQVLDLAKLLNASVHFLHLTEKSHTIEVEDVDFFNQLLKVTHKNNQHTMEIVKGSDSLVALQEYVVNSNIDLIVVIQQHRNWLHDLFHESFSEKVNDLNNKPLLLYKD
- a CDS encoding LysE family transporter yields the protein MLELIIKSIGLGLMLSLFIGPVFFLLVEVSSQFGIKVGYIVLAGALLSDIIFILLNYFFLDQLCDIGIPEKLIKITGGIIFMVFGITYFLRTPKKINTNRSHSSNFFLKGFLLNTFNPAIFFFWLGAVSYGASQFQSIQLINYFLLALFIAISLDSLKIYFSIYFSKMAARKKLFNINKLTGSGLFVLGIHLIIQNLY
- a CDS encoding GH3 auxin-responsive promoter family protein — translated: MKLLNSVVRETVRLGKPFRQSYKEYGYIIQQKALRRLLEKAKNTAFGKNYGFTTILNSENSIECFQQNVPVFNYQSIYDQWWSKSLKGEKNVCWPGKVKYFALTSGTSEASSKRIPITSDQLQSIIRTSTNQLLTLSDYSLSKDFYNKSILMLGGSTDLVTVDDHFEGDLSGILYSKLPIWFNHFYKPGKKIASEKDWNTKLDLITKSAKDWDIGIIAGVPAWIQILMEKIVDYYKVQNIHEIWPNLKFFIHGGVNFEPYRKGFSKYLGEEIYYQETYLASEGYLAFKNGLKSNGMQLVLNNGTFFEFVPFNKRNFSPDGCLMNNHETLLLDDVNTVEEYAILISTNAGAWRYLLGDTIKFTSLENYEIVITGRTKHFLSLCGEHLSIDNMNKAIQLISNEFDLDIREYTVAGIPYNNLFAHKWFIGSNKEVDNLSLKQRLDEILMELNDDYKTERKYALKEIIIEVLPNHLFYKWMKLKGKEGGQNKFPRVLNKQQFEEWEQFLFNEKRKICWN
- a CDS encoding DUF1571 domain-containing protein, which translates into the protein MVKNNINNILRCSAGLLLILMCASFSEKEYKINNEEVIVKMISAIKSIKTLKYTLKNTERINGKLLTGLQEIKYQASPLKCYVHMKSPNPGSELLFVKGVNNNKAIYNPNGFPYFKMNLDPMGSLMRKNNHHTIYEVGFKTMAKIITKGYKEKNYSFTYKGDTIWNRINCHIFSISNTNFKIKSYTVKEKETIKSIAKKYQISEYMILELNQKLSDFNDDLTLNQKIMIPTTYAKEIELYIDKKTFLPVFQKISDNKGLYEQYEYSNLKLNPTISDEEFTPAIFD
- a CDS encoding deoxyhypusine synthase family protein, with translation MTNGVVSNFMEKYFLHFNAATLVDAAKAYRKELENGSKMLISLAGAMSTAEIGKVLAEMIREDKVHIISCTGANLEEDLMNLVAHSHYKRIPNYRDLTPKGEWELLLKGLNRVTDTCIPEEEAFRRLQKHIFRIWEKAQDNEERYFPHEFMYQLILSGVLEEYYEIDIKDSWMYAAAQKNLPIVVPGWEDSTMGNIFASYVMKGELKASTMKSGIEYMTYLADWYTNNSENGVGFFQIGGGIAGDFPICVVPMLYQDMEQEDTPFWSYFCQVSDSTTSYGSYSGAVPNEKITWGKLDIETPKFIIESDATIVVPLFFAYLLKW
- the speB gene encoding agmatinase, coding for MENKNYGGIPDEFAKKENAKIVLIPVPYDRTSTWQKGADKGPQAFLEASENMELYDIETDSEVYKEGIYLAPPILENSSPEAMVDEVYKTTKDYLLKKKFVTLIGGEHSISIGSIKAFNEVFNDLTVLQLDAHADLRKEYEGSTCNHACAMYEANQNTNLIQVGIRSIDKSEKLVMDRERVFFAHEMEQDDYWMDNAIDLMTDNVFITIDLDAFDPSILPSTGTPEPGGLWWNETLIFLKRVFCEKNVVGFDIVELCPNPYDKSSDFLVAKLYYKMLSYRFQPKTISEEEIIATEEETVTFKKNKFNDEYDD
- a CDS encoding arginine decarboxylase gives rise to the protein MKNKYIDLIEQTFEFPQEEFQLTATNELEFHGIDLMELIKKYGSPFKFTYLPKISKNIQKTKLWFQEAFLDNNYSGKYHYCYCTKSSHFKHVLDEALRNDIHIETSSALDINIVNKLKEVGKISNKTYVLCNGFKRDEYVNNIAELINSGHKNCIAIIDNYEEIHLLNAQIKKNYKIGIRIASEEEPKFEFYTSRLGIGYKNIVPFYRREIEKLKNVELKMLHFFINTGIKDTAYYWNELHKCLKVYIELKKVCPTLDSLNIGGGFPIKNSLAFEYDYQYVISEIIHQIKITCDEAGIEAPDIFTEFGSFTVGESGGAVYEVLYQKQQNDREKWNMIDSSFITTLPDSWAINKRFIMLPINNWEKEYERVLLGGLTCDSDDYYNSEQHINAIYLPKYNKTTPLYIGFFNTGAYQETIGGYGGLQHCLIPQPKHILIDYDEHGKLKSKLFRKQQTATDFLEILGH
- a CDS encoding HAD family hydrolase, with protein sequence MIKNTIKSNINNPNFKAIIFDLNGTIAARVSDHPEHIAYRNRYIENLTKEPVTENLPMLTSAALKIYDLDPQKYYLYRNSRIDWNIFNSFNSNTFDVLTQYYNWGYDLVLYTDCYTVQIEETLKILNLKDFFKLIISAEAGFKKPSSNAFKYISKKLNIAVTDLLMIANDWTQDLEPLHRLNGNTVWIKSEKYLSNTQKIIADCQHQYMVPN
- a CDS encoding VOC family protein, which produces MNNKRFHMSLPCKDVSATRRFYEKELGFKIGRKSYYWVDVDLFGNQITFTLDEKSILSTKKYSFEDVLLPSFHFGIILDEDTWTDYYTRLKDKDYFAIGSTKFLEDQKGQHKSFFIKDVNGYFIEFKNFAESDEIFESDDE